In Anaerolineales bacterium, the following are encoded in one genomic region:
- the acpS gene encoding holo-ACP synthase: protein MGLLLTGVDLIEVQRLQLVIERHGERFLRRVYTPRELEQLEGNLPSLAARFAGKEAVAKALSTGIGPVSWQEIEILRGPAREPVLNLYGAAQQLAAQRGIRNWSISLSHTHIHAIAMVVAT from the coding sequence ATGGGGTTATTGCTCACCGGCGTCGACCTGATCGAAGTGCAGCGGCTGCAGCTCGTCATCGAACGGCATGGCGAGCGCTTCCTGCGGCGGGTCTACACCCCGCGTGAGCTGGAGCAGCTGGAGGGCAACCTGCCTTCACTGGCCGCCCGCTTCGCCGGGAAAGAAGCCGTGGCCAAAGCGCTTTCCACCGGCATCGGCCCGGTCAGCTGGCAGGAGATCGAAATTCTGCGCGGCCCGGCGCGTGAGCCGGTGCTCAACCTTTACGGCGCCGCCCAACAGCTGGCCGCCCAGCGCGGCATCCGCAACTGGTCCATCAGCCTCAGCCACACCCACATTCACGCCATCGCCATGGTGGTGGCTACTTAA